The Thermocrinis albus DSM 14484 genome segment CTACTTTCTCAGACACATGGGATACGAGGCTTACAACTTGGCAGGTGGTATTTTGGTGTGGCCTTACGAAAGGGAGTCAGGTATTCCTTCGTAAACCCTACAGGAGCTTCCCTCACACACCACTACACCCTTCACCGGAGATCTCAACACCACTTTGAAGGGTCTGAAAGAGCTCAGCATATCTTCAAAGAAAGTCTCCGTCTCCACCTTGTAGATACCTTTTAGGTAAGCGTACAGACTGATCAGATAGGAGGGTGAAATGAGGGGGATCTCCCTCACCATGCGGGCAAAAGCCTGCAGGTTCTTCTCTGCATACTCCAGAAACTCGGTATAGGGTGTTACGCTCCCCAATACCAGATAAAGGTAGGGTGCTGCTCCATTAACCGATTGAGTAGGAGTGTCCTGAAGGGTCTTGAGTCTTATGCGCAGGAGTCCTTCGTCCTTCTCTTCAGTGTCAAAGAATCCCCAACCCTGTGGATCCCAAAACTTCTTAATGGCCTCATGGGCCAACATTACCGACGCTTCCAGATACTCCCTCTTCTGAGTGACCTCAAATAGACTTAGAAGACCTCGCGCCAGAAAGATGTAATCTTCAGCCATTCCTTTCACACCATATGTATGCATAAGCTGGCCATCCTTCCACATCTCCTTCATGAGTCTGTCGGCAGTTTTTTCCGCACTAGATAAAACCCACGGGATTCTGAAAACTTTGTAACAGGTAGATAAAGCTTCCAACATCAGACCGTTCCAGTTGGTGTATATGGTCTTATCGATAAAAGGTTGCTGTCTGGTGGACTCTCTGTAAGACAACATTTTGCGACGGGCGCTTTCCAGCAGTTGTCTCACCCTCTCCAGAGGGATACCCGTAGCTGTAGCCACTTCCTCCTCACTCATGGCTATGAAGAGAACATTCTTGGAAGGATCATGGTGCATCTCACCTTTTGGATGTATGTCAAAGTAAAGGCTGGTCACCTTAAGCTCTTCTTCCGTAAGTATCCCTCTTAACTCCTCCAGTGAGAAGGTGTAGTATCCACCCTCATCCAGATCACCTATGTCTGCATCCTGCGACGCGTAAAAGCCACCCCCCTCGTCAAACCCAAAGCGTTGGTAATAGTTCAGTATTCCCTCCACCACGTACCTGTAAAGATCTTTTTTGGTAACCTGAAAAGCCAACGAGTAAACTAGAAGAAGTTCAGCATTGTCGGATAGCATTTTCTCAAAGTGGGGTACTATCCATCTATCGTCTGTGGAATATCTGAAGAAACCACCTCCCAGATGATCGTATATTCCCCCTCTTGCCATACTGTCAAGGGTTATCTCCACAGCCTCCACAGGTAGGGTCTGTCCTGTAAAGAAGTGATGATACAGTAAGAGTTCGAAGGCCCTCGCGTGATGGAACTTAGGTGCAGTTCCTATGCCACCGTACTGGTAATCTACCGAAGCCAAAAGGTTGGCTATACCTCTGTTAAGAAGCTCTTCTCCTACATTGTCTTTGTGGGAACTGCTGGAATAGTTCCTCAGAAGTTCAAAGATGTGTTCTGCAGATCTTATAACTCTATCTCTGTCCTCTTTCCACAGCTGTGCTATTCTCAGAAGGAGGCTTTTGAATCCTGGTCTTCCCCATCTGTCCTCGGGTGGAAAGTAGGTACCCCCGAAGAAGGCCTTACCGTCGGGTGTAAGAAAAACGGTGAGGGGCCAACCACCGCTCCCCGTAAGGGACACCACTACTTCCTGATACCTTCTGTCTATGTCAGGTCTCTCGTCTCTATCCACCTTTATGGCAACAAAGTTCTCGTTGATGATCTGGGCTATTTCGGGATTCTCAAAACATTCCTTGGCCATCACGTGACACCAGTGACACCACACAGCACCTACTGAGAGAAGTATGGGCTTGTCCTCTTCCTTAGCTTTTCTAAAGGCTTCTTCACACCACGGATACCAGTCCACCGGTTGATGGGCAGATTTCTTAAGGTAGGGGCTCCTCTCCTTTATCAATCTGTTAGCCATAGTGAAGTATAAAGATAGGCACATTACTGAAGGAGGTAATCAAAGCTCACCCTTCTTGTCCTCCCCTTGTCGTCAGTTATGTACACGTTGATGGAGTAAAGACCACGATCCGACATCTCAAACCAACCACCGTAGTTATCACCGTACTGATGGGGGTACTTGCTGAGATGCTTCCTCTGAGCTCTTAGAAGGGGTGACCTTACCTCTGCGTCTACCCTGTAGTTGGACAGGTACACTATCTTCTGACCTTCCTGTTTCCAAATAGCTACCGCCAAGTGGTGTGTCTCGTTTCTCTTGGGTTCACCGTGGTACTGCACTAAAAGGTTGTACGCTCTCGGAAAGCTTGTTTTGAGCTCGTCAATACTTACCACACCTATACTGACGTTCATGTCATGTAGCCGTGCCGTCAGAGGTGTTGTAAGTACCTTCTCTTCCTGAGCCCTCAGAAAGGTTATCATCAGGAGAAGTAATAGTAAATAGTACCTTCTCATGGCCCACCTCCCTATTAATACTAAAATTTATGCTACTATAATTTTTTAACGCATGTTGAGGTTCTGGAAGAAATCTCAGGAAGAGAAGCTGGCAGAACAGGGTGATAAGTCTTCCATACTGAAGCTTATAGAACAGGGCAAGAAGGACAAGGCTATAAGGATCCTGGAAAACTTCAAAGAGAATCCGGAGCTGAGACCCATACTGTTCAGACTCTATATGGAAGAAGGGAAGTACTATTACGCCTATCAGCTTGTGGAACACTACGACAGGAACTTGGCCACGGCAAAGGAGAGAGCCTTCCTATACGAGAAGGTGGGCGAGAAGGAGAAAGCTGTGGAGGAGTATGCGCGGATAGGTGACTGGGAGAGTTTGTGGAAAGCAGGACTCCTTCTGAAAGATATGGGGATGTATGAAAGGTCTCTGGAATTCTTGGAGAGAGCTTACAAGATAACACCCATCGCCAAGAGGGAGGACTTACAGAAAGACATACAGGAGGTAAAAACCGCCCTCGGCCTTGAGGAGAAACCTAAGGAGAGCCTCCTGGATAAGATAAGGAGAAGCCTCAGGAAAACAAAGGAGGTGCTGGAGCTAAAGGTTCTCTTCGCGGGAAGGAAGGTAGATGACCAGCTTTTAGAAGAACTGGAAGAGAGGTTAGTGAAGGCAGACATAGGCGTTAAAACAGTGGCAAAACTGGTGGAGGATCTGAGAAAGGATGCCATAAGACTCAACATAAAAACATGGGAGGAGTTGGAGCCTTTACTAAAAGAGAAGGTTTACACCCTCATAAAGGACTGCAGAGGTGATTTAAAAGAAGGTAGAGTCTATCTCTTCCTGGGTGTGAACGGTTCCGGTAAGACCACCACCATAGGAAAGTTGGCCTTCTTACTGCGTCAGAGAGGTAAAAAGGTACTTCTGTGTGCCGCGGACACCTTCAGAAGTGCGGCCATAGAGCAGTTGGAGGTTTGGGCGGAGAGAAGCGGTGCCCACATAGTAAAGCACAGGGAAGGTGCTGACCCCGCTGCTGTGGTCTTTGATGCCATGAAGGTAGCTCAGGAACAAGGTTACGACGTGGTTCTGGTGGATACCGCAGGAAGGCTCCACACCAAAGAACCCCTCATCAGAGAACTTAGGAAGATAAAGCAGACGATCCAGAGATTTTTCCCAGAGGAACCCTCGGAGACACTGCTGGTACTGGACGCTACAGTGGGACAAAACTCTATATCTCAGGCCAAGGTTTTTAAAGAAGCTTTGGATATAACGGGGATAGTTTTGACAAAACTGGACAGTAGTTCTAAAGGAGGGGCCGTTGTAGCCATATGCCAAGATTTAAAGATACCGGTAAAGCTGGTGGGATTAGGAGAAGGTATAGACGATCTTCAACCCTTTGACCCTAAGGTCTTTGTGGAGGAACTGCTGTCATGATGGAGACTTATCCCTTTGGAGTATCCCAGATACCTACCGGAACTGTGGAGCTACCCCTCATGCCCTTGAGGGAGGTGGTAGTCTTCCCCACCATGGTGATACCCCTCTTTGTGGGTAGAGCTTTCTCGGTGAGGGCGGTGGAAGAAGCTCTGAAAGGAGACAGACTCATCTTTCTGGTGGCACAGAAGGACAAGGATATAGAGGAGCCACAGGAAGAGCATCTCTACAAAGTAGGCACTGTAGCCCATGTGGTAAGGTCAACACCCCTTGAGGAAGGAAGGCTCAAGATCCTCATACAGGGCATAAAGAGGGGTGTGCTAAAGGAGATAAGGTGGGAGAAGGACCATTACAGAGGGGTTGTGGAAGTGGTGGAGGAACTGGAGATACCCCAAGAAGAGCTCACCAAAGAGGACAGAGCCTACATGGCTTCGGTAAAGGAGCTTTTGGACAGAGCTGTCTCCTTAGGTAAGCAGATAATACCCGACTTTCTGATGCTGGTGAAGGATATAGAAGATCCCGGTAAGCTTTCGGACCTGGTGGCCTCTATAACAGATATGAAGCTCCAGGATGCCCAGAAGGTTCTTGAAACTTTTGATCCGAGGGAGAGGCTCAGGCTGGTGCATCAACATCTGTCGGTGGAAGTAGAACTTCTGGAAGTTCAGAGTAGGATAAGGACAGCTGCAAGAGAGAGGATGGAAAAAGAACAGAGGGAATACTTTCTACGTCAACAGCTCAAAGCTATACAGGAGGAACTGGGAGAACTGGACGAAAGAAAAGCAGAGGTGGAGGAATACACCCGTAAGTTACAGAAGCTCAAGTTAGAAAAGTCGGTGAGGGAGGAGATAGAAAAGCAGATAAAACGCCTGGAGCGACTTCATCCCGATTCTGCAGAAGCAGGTGTTCTACGTACGTGGTTGGACTGGGTACTGGATCTTCCTTGGAACAAGAAGACAAGAGACCGGTACAATCTAGACAAGGTGATGGAAGTTCTAAATAGGGACCACTACAATCTGGAGAAGATAAAGGAGAGGATTGTAGAGTATCTGGCGGTGAGAAAACTCACAAAAGGGAAATCTTCAGCGGTACAGATCCTCTGTTTCGTAGGGCCACCCGGTGTGGGAAAAACCTCCTTAGGAAGATCTATAGCGGAAGCTCTCGGTAGAAAGTTCGTCCGTATATCTCTCGGTGGAATAAGAGATGAAGCAGAGATAAGGGGGCACAGGAGAACTTATGTGGGTGCCATGCCTGGCAGAATAATGCAGGCCCTCAAACAGGCAGGCACCAAAAACCCCCTCATTGTGTTGGACGAAGTGGACAAGATCTCTGTATCCTTCCAAGGTGACCCTGCAGCAGCCTTGCTGGAGGTACTGGACCCTGAACAGAACAAACAGTTCGTGGACCTCTACATAGGTTTACCCTTTGATCTCTCTGAAGTTTTCTTCATATGTACCGCCAACAGGGCAGACACTATACCTAGGCCACTGCTGGATAGAATGGAGGTGATAAACCTTTCAGGTTACTCGGAGGAGGAGAAGGTGTTCATAGCAAAGAACCACCTCATCCCTCGTCTACTACCCATGCATGGTTTTGGAAAGGATGAGGTGGTCTTCAAAGACGATGCCCTCATGGAGATCATAAGAGGGTACACACGTGAATCGGGTGTGAGAAACCTTCAGCGCCAGATAAGTACAGTACTACGCAAACTGGCACTCAGACGCCTAAAAGGTGAGAATCCACCTTTTGAGGTCACCCTACAGGATGTTAAGAACTTCTTAGGTGTTCCCCGCAGGTATACTGAGAAGGAAGAAAACCCAATGGTAGGTATCGCAGTAGGACTTGCGTGGACAGAGGTGGGTGGGGAGATAATGCTTATAGAGGCAACACGCTTCAAAGGAAAAGGTCAACTCCTCCTTACGGGATCTTTGGGAGACATAATGAAAGAATCCGCTCAGGCAGCTCTGTCTTACATAAAGTCAAGAGCAGAGGAGTACGGTATAGACCCAGACATATTCTCCCAGGTGGATGTGCACGTTCACGTACCGGAAGGAGCTGTT includes the following:
- a CDS encoding thioredoxin domain-containing protein, which translates into the protein MANRLIKERSPYLKKSAHQPVDWYPWCEEAFRKAKEEDKPILLSVGAVWCHWCHVMAKECFENPEIAQIINENFVAIKVDRDERPDIDRRYQEVVVSLTGSGGWPLTVFLTPDGKAFFGGTYFPPEDRWGRPGFKSLLLRIAQLWKEDRDRVIRSAEHIFELLRNYSSSSHKDNVGEELLNRGIANLLASVDYQYGGIGTAPKFHHARAFELLLYHHFFTGQTLPVEAVEITLDSMARGGIYDHLGGGFFRYSTDDRWIVPHFEKMLSDNAELLLVYSLAFQVTKKDLYRYVVEGILNYYQRFGFDEGGGFYASQDADIGDLDEGGYYTFSLEELRGILTEEELKVTSLYFDIHPKGEMHHDPSKNVLFIAMSEEEVATATGIPLERVRQLLESARRKMLSYRESTRQQPFIDKTIYTNWNGLMLEALSTCYKVFRIPWVLSSAEKTADRLMKEMWKDGQLMHTYGVKGMAEDYIFLARGLLSLFEVTQKREYLEASVMLAHEAIKKFWDPQGWGFFDTEEKDEGLLRIRLKTLQDTPTQSVNGAAPYLYLVLGSVTPYTEFLEYAEKNLQAFARMVREIPLISPSYLISLYAYLKGIYKVETETFFEDMLSSFRPFKVVLRSPVKGVVVCEGSSCRVYEGIPDSLS
- the ftsY gene encoding signal recognition particle-docking protein FtsY encodes the protein MLRFWKKSQEEKLAEQGDKSSILKLIEQGKKDKAIRILENFKENPELRPILFRLYMEEGKYYYAYQLVEHYDRNLATAKERAFLYEKVGEKEKAVEEYARIGDWESLWKAGLLLKDMGMYERSLEFLERAYKITPIAKREDLQKDIQEVKTALGLEEKPKESLLDKIRRSLRKTKEVLELKVLFAGRKVDDQLLEELEERLVKADIGVKTVAKLVEDLRKDAIRLNIKTWEELEPLLKEKVYTLIKDCRGDLKEGRVYLFLGVNGSGKTTTIGKLAFLLRQRGKKVLLCAADTFRSAAIEQLEVWAERSGAHIVKHREGADPAAVVFDAMKVAQEQGYDVVLVDTAGRLHTKEPLIRELRKIKQTIQRFFPEEPSETLLVLDATVGQNSISQAKVFKEALDITGIVLTKLDSSSKGGAVVAICQDLKIPVKLVGLGEGIDDLQPFDPKVFVEELLS
- the lon gene encoding endopeptidase La; amino-acid sequence: MMETYPFGVSQIPTGTVELPLMPLREVVVFPTMVIPLFVGRAFSVRAVEEALKGDRLIFLVAQKDKDIEEPQEEHLYKVGTVAHVVRSTPLEEGRLKILIQGIKRGVLKEIRWEKDHYRGVVEVVEELEIPQEELTKEDRAYMASVKELLDRAVSLGKQIIPDFLMLVKDIEDPGKLSDLVASITDMKLQDAQKVLETFDPRERLRLVHQHLSVEVELLEVQSRIRTAARERMEKEQREYFLRQQLKAIQEELGELDERKAEVEEYTRKLQKLKLEKSVREEIEKQIKRLERLHPDSAEAGVLRTWLDWVLDLPWNKKTRDRYNLDKVMEVLNRDHYNLEKIKERIVEYLAVRKLTKGKSSAVQILCFVGPPGVGKTSLGRSIAEALGRKFVRISLGGIRDEAEIRGHRRTYVGAMPGRIMQALKQAGTKNPLIVLDEVDKISVSFQGDPAAALLEVLDPEQNKQFVDLYIGLPFDLSEVFFICTANRADTIPRPLLDRMEVINLSGYSEEEKVFIAKNHLIPRLLPMHGFGKDEVVFKDDALMEIIRGYTRESGVRNLQRQISTVLRKLALRRLKGENPPFEVTLQDVKNFLGVPRRYTEKEENPMVGIAVGLAWTEVGGEIMLIEATRFKGKGQLLLTGSLGDIMKESAQAALSYIKSRAEEYGIDPDIFSQVDVHVHVPEGAVPKDGPSAGITIATALLSLFTDRPVRMNVAMTGEVTLRGRVLPVGGLKEKILAAKRAGIYEVILPEKNREEVLEDLPSYVKDQMTFHFVSHLEEVFKIAIL